Proteins encoded in a region of the Rutidosis leptorrhynchoides isolate AG116_Rl617_1_P2 chromosome 9, CSIRO_AGI_Rlap_v1, whole genome shotgun sequence genome:
- the LOC139868340 gene encoding UDP-glycosyltransferase 85C2-like, translating to MKPHVIFVPYPVQSVIKSMLKLAELLHHKGFRITFVNTEIIHKRFLESGGPHCLDGSPDFQFKTIPDASSVDDALQLWNAVETKFLDIFLDLVTSLPDPPTCIISDGLMSAFTVDAAQKMNVPVMLCWPIAACSYMCFYQMKSLVEKGVIPLKDTSQETLEKTLDWIPGMKDIRIRDLPSMAWTNPLGKFFTFAMEAAQRSHEVSRNIIHTFDELEGSIVEAISSMLSHVYTIGPLQLLVDQIPKEEKEKEQSNFNGYSLFKEEPECLKWLESKKPNSVIYVSFGSSAVISRQDLIELGWGLANSNHYFLWIIRSDMVIGESAVLPPEFADHIKDRGYIGSWCPQEKVLNHGSVGGFLTHGGWSSTIESLTAGVPMICRPFVGDQMPDCRYICNEWGVGLEMEGNLERENVENLVRELMGETGQKLRNKAMEWKAKAQIATAPNGSSALNFEKLVEEIAMLSSN from the exons ATGAAACCACATGTGATATTTGTACCATATCCGGTACAAAGTGTCATCAAATCAATGTTGAAACTAGCAGAGCTGCTTCATCATAAGGGGTTCCGGATAACATTCGTCAACACAGAGATCATCCACAAGCGTTTTCTTGAATCGGGCGGCCCACATTGCCTTGACGGATCACCCGATTTCCAGTTCAAAACTATTCCTGACGCTAGTTCCGTAGATGACGCACTTCAGCTTTGGAATGCAGTTGAAACTAAATTCTTGGATATTTTTCTTGATCTTGTGACGTCACTTCCAGATCCACCAACTTGTATTATTTCAGATGGGCTTATGTCAGCTTTTACTGTTGATGCCGCACAAAAAATGAATGTTCCGGTAATGCTCTGCTGGCCTATAGCTGCCTGTAGCTACATGTGTTTTTACCAGATGAAATCTTTAGTCGAAAAAGGTGTCATACCACTTAAAG ATACAAGTCAAGAAACACTAGAAAAAACTCTTGATTGGATCCCAGGAATGAAAGATATACGTATAAGGGATCTGCCAAGTATGGCTTGGACAAATCCACTCGGAAAGTTCTTTACTTTCGCTATGGAAGCCGCACAAAGATCTCACGAAGTTTCACGTAATATCATCCACACTTTCGATGAGTTGGAGGGTAGTATCGTTGAGGCTATTTCATCGATGCTGTCTCATGTTTACACTATTGGCCCACTGCAGTTACTTGTTGATCAGATAcccaaagaagaaaaagaaaaagagcaATCGAATTTCAATGGCTACAGTTTATTTAAAGAAGAACCAGAATGTCTGAAATGGCTCGAATCCAAGAAACCAAACTCTGTCATTTATGTGAGTTTTGGGAGTTCGGCAGTAATTTCAAGACAAGACCTTATAGAATTGGGTTGGGGACTTGCTAATAGCAACCATTATTTTCTTTGGATAATAAGATCTGATATGGTTATAGGGGAGTCTGCAGTTTTGCCACCCGAATTTGCGGACCATATAAAAGACAGAGGTTATATAGGAAGCTGGTGTCCACAGGAAAAGGTGTTGAACCACGGTTCGGTTGGGGGGTTCTTGACTCACGGTGGATGGAGTTCAACCATCGAAAGCTTGACGGCTGGGGTCCCAATGATATGTAGGCCTTTTGTGGGGGACCAGATGCCTGATTGTAGGTACATATGCAATGAATGGGGGGTTGGATTAGAGATGGAGGGTAATTTGGAAAGGGAAAATGTTGAAAATCTTGTAAGGGAGTTGATGGGTGAAACGGGTCAAAAGTTGAGAAACAAAGCAATGGAGTGGAAGGCTAAGGCCCAGATTGCCACCGCGCCTAATGGCTCGTCTGCTTTGAATTTCGAGAAACTTGTGGAGGAAATCGCTATGCTATCAAGTAACTAG